The proteins below are encoded in one region of Paenacidovorax monticola:
- a CDS encoding glycine zipper 2TM domain-containing protein yields MNPSSLPSTVPTPAPAPGVPVKWLWVAIGVLGLSVAALGTTMAVQWSRQGGTPAAVAQADTAVPRTPESEIINERREAPPAVKAPVAANAPARQGVAAPVAPAPQRVSRPAQAEPLPVREARSAPVCGVCGRVESVQAIQQAEPATGVGAVAGGVLGAVVGNQVGKGNGRTAATLLGAVGGGYVGHQVEQRTRTHTVYQVRVRMEDGSVRQFTRAQAVAVGTPVTLEGQGFRIAQEPSPYNAPQAPATMRVVDNGY; encoded by the coding sequence ATGAACCCGTCCTCCCTTCCCTCCACCGTGCCCACGCCCGCACCCGCTCCGGGTGTGCCCGTCAAATGGCTGTGGGTTGCCATCGGCGTGCTGGGGCTGAGCGTGGCCGCGCTGGGCACCACGATGGCCGTGCAGTGGTCCCGCCAGGGCGGCACGCCCGCCGCCGTGGCCCAGGCCGACACGGCCGTGCCGCGCACGCCGGAGTCCGAAATCATCAACGAACGGCGCGAGGCGCCGCCCGCCGTGAAGGCGCCCGTGGCGGCGAATGCCCCTGCGCGCCAGGGCGTGGCAGCCCCCGTGGCCCCGGCGCCGCAGCGCGTGTCCCGCCCGGCGCAGGCCGAGCCGCTGCCCGTGCGCGAGGCGCGCAGCGCGCCGGTGTGCGGAGTCTGCGGCCGGGTGGAGTCGGTGCAGGCCATCCAGCAGGCCGAGCCCGCGACCGGCGTGGGCGCCGTGGCGGGGGGCGTGCTCGGGGCTGTGGTGGGCAACCAGGTCGGCAAGGGCAATGGCCGCACGGCGGCCACGCTGCTCGGCGCCGTGGGTGGCGGCTACGTGGGCCACCAGGTGGAGCAGCGCACGCGCACGCACACCGTCTACCAGGTGCGGGTGCGCATGGAGGACGGTTCGGTGCGCCAGTTCACGCGCGCCCAGGCAGTGGCCGTGGGCACGCCGGTCACGCTTGAGGGCCAGGGCTTCCGCATTGCGCAGGAGCCTTCCCCCTACAACGCCCCGCAGGCCCCGGCCACCATGCGTGTGGTGGACAACGGGTACTGA
- a CDS encoding ferredoxin--NADP reductase gives MSAFTEERVLSVHHWTDRLFTFTTTRDPALRFSNGHFTMIGLRVNEKPLLRAYSIVSANYEEHLEFLSIKVPEGPLTSRLQHIQVGDTVIVGKKPTGTLLIDYLLPGKRLYLLSTGTGLAPFMSVIRDPDTYEKFEQVILVHGVRQVDELAYHDLMVDHLPQHEFLGEMVRQKLLYYPTVTREPYKNMGRVTDLIENGKLFADLELPPLDRVHDRVMICGSPAMLNDLKHMLEKRGFNEGNTTTPGDFVIERAFAEK, from the coding sequence ATGAGTGCCTTTACCGAAGAACGCGTGCTGTCCGTTCACCACTGGACCGACCGCCTGTTCACCTTCACGACGACGCGCGACCCCGCGCTGCGCTTCTCCAACGGCCATTTCACGATGATCGGCCTGCGCGTCAACGAAAAGCCCCTGCTGCGCGCCTACAGCATCGTGAGCGCGAACTACGAGGAGCACCTCGAGTTCCTGAGCATCAAGGTGCCCGAGGGCCCGCTGACCTCGCGCCTGCAGCACATCCAGGTGGGCGACACCGTCATCGTCGGCAAGAAGCCCACGGGCACGCTGCTCATCGACTACCTGCTGCCCGGCAAGCGCCTGTACCTGCTGTCCACGGGCACGGGCCTGGCGCCGTTCATGAGCGTGATCCGCGACCCGGACACGTATGAGAAGTTCGAGCAGGTCATCCTCGTGCACGGCGTGCGCCAGGTGGACGAACTGGCCTACCACGACCTGATGGTGGACCACCTGCCCCAGCACGAATTCCTCGGCGAGATGGTGCGCCAGAAGCTGCTGTACTACCCCACCGTGACGCGCGAACCCTACAAGAACATGGGCCGCGTGACCGACCTGATCGAGAACGGCAAGCTGTTCGCCGACCTCGAACTGCCCCCGCTGGACCGCGTGCACGACCGCGTGATGATCTGCGGCAGCCCGGCCATGCTCAACGACCTCAAGCACATGCTGGAAAAGCGCGGCTTCAACGAAGGCAACACGACCACACCGGGCGACTTCGTGATCGAACGCGCATTCGCCGAGAAGTAA